A part of Astyanax mexicanus isolate ESR-SI-001 chromosome 2, AstMex3_surface, whole genome shotgun sequence genomic DNA contains:
- the zbtb22a gene encoding zinc finger and BTB domain-containing protein 22, translating to MDKVLSGGGTPTGSVVQVCFPNVRASVLDNLNRQREEGRLCDLSIQVQGQVFRAHRCVLAASSPYFHDQVLLKNVTTVSLPSVMDPLAFESVLNSAYTGQLSIVRDDIVNYVTVASFLQMWHIVDKCTDILKRSRPLTQVSPGEASSSRHQSPSSSDCCLTDPEERERNQGDHGPGMERKHLTGDHGTLPPLATWRRPQQLQQHQQGRWVRSRLSLPSQNRPETPPSNCSPTGEGQQPCSPESLWMTSGSIAASDRHRVRARLRGVQDSRERGMREEEEEERRRGERWMEADEGVGEELEEERVKVELEERGAGGCGSGTTLKEEGEREGGRENAERDREQEEGFLSAQAHASDPQGELAASESAPPSLPGPSSRPQWQPASEWSAGPYTQPGGGRLLEDHSRAKDGDEDDVEEEMDFGRFAEAGFEGETYDEIEEGTGQVSQRPLLPVSPGGGGGGGEFVLGPSELGWTSGALSSPTHSSSLPPSSSPIPSSSSPPSLAGAPYMGKVHFCHCGKAFTLKSMRDRHVKMQHLNLRPFACPVCAKSFKMKHHLTKHVKTHGGLRPYECVICGKKIVWRDSYLKHQARCQRLAAKAAMAGQHHDDVEAIADGNEAEPEQDEAGFEYGDYLCEGPGQVKMEQGEGREDEDCMEGLVGRVSGQHRALMEQVLKEEDRGRYS from the exons ATGGATAAGGTGTTGAGTGGTGGTGGGACTCCCACCGGCTCAGTGGTCCAGGTGTGTTTTCCCAACGTGCGAGCATCGGTGCTGGACAACCTGAACCGGCAGCGAGAGGAGGGCCGGCTGTGCGATTTGTCCATCCAGGTCCAGGGCCAGGTGTTTAGGGCGCATCGCTGTGTGTTGGCTGCTTCCTCTCCTTATTTCCATGACCAG GTGCTGCTAAAGAACGTCACCACAGTGTCTCTGCCGTCGGTCATGGACCCCCTAGCCTTTGAAAGTGTCCTAAACTCTGCCTACACTGGTCAGCTGAGCATCGTGCGCGACGACATCGTCAACTACGTCACGGTGGCCAGCTTCCTGCAGATGTGGCACATCGTGGATAAGTGCACGGACATCCTAAAGAGGTCACGACCTCTGACGCAGGTCAGCCCGGGGGAGGCCAGCTCCTCCAGGCACCAGTCTCCCAGCAGCTCGGACTGTTGCCTGACGGACCCGGAGGAGCGTGAGCGGAATCAGGGGGACCATGGCCCTGGCATGGAAAGGAAACACCTGACGGGGGACCACGGCACGCTGCCACCGCTGGCCACCTGGAGGAGGccacagcagctccagcagcaccaaCAGGGCAGATGGGTCAGATCCaggctctctctcccctcccaAAACAGACCAGAAACTCCTCCATCCAACTGCAGCCCTACTGGTGAAGGACAACAGCCTTGCAGCCCTGAGAGCCTCTGGATGACCAGCGGCAGCATCGCTGCAAGCGACAGGCACAGAGTCCGCGCCCGCCTCCGAGGGGTGCAGGACAGCAGGGAGCGAGGgatgagggaggaggaggaggaagaaagaagACGTGGGGAGAGGTGGATGGAGGCGGATGAAGGTGTGGGGGAGGAGTTGGAGGAGGAGAGAGTGAAGGTGGAGTTGGAGGAGCGTGGCGCTG GAGGCTGTGGCTCAGGGACAACTCTcaaagaggagggagagagagagggagggagagaaaatgcagagagagacagagagcaagaggAAGGGTTTCTGTCAGCTCAGGCTCACGCCAGCGACCCGCAGGGAGAGCTCGCCGCGTCGGAAAGCGCCCCTCCGTCTCTTCCGGGGCCCTCCTCGCGCCCACAGTGGCAGCCTGCGTCCGAGTGGTCGGCAGGTCCGTACACTCAGCCTGGAGGCGGCAGGTTGCTGGAGGATCACTCCAGAGCAAAGGACGGCGACGAGGACGATGTGGAAGAGGAGATGGACTTTGGTCGTTTTGCGGAGGCAGGCTTCGAGGGAGAGACGTACGACGAGATCGAGGAGGGCACCGGACAAGTATCTCAAAGGCCTTTGCTACCGGTGTCTCCTGGCGGCGGCGGTGGCGGAGGCGAGTTCGTGTTGGGGCCTTCAGAGTTGGGCTGGACCTCCGGAGCGCTTTCCTCCCCGAcgcactcttcctccctccctccttcctcctctcccatcccctcctcctcctctcccccgTCTCTGGCCGGGGCGCCCTACATGGGCAAAGTGCACTTCTGCCACTGCGGCAAGGCCTTCACCCTGAAGAGCATGCGAGACCGCCACGTGAAAATGCAGCACCTGAACCTGCGACCTTTCGCCTGCCCCGTATGCGCCAAGAGCTTTAAGATGAAGCACCACCTGACCAAGCACGTGAAGACCCACGGCGGCCTGCGTCCATACGAGTGCGTGATCTGCGGCAAGAAGATTGTCTGGAGGGACAGCTACCTCAAGCACCAGGCGCGGTGCCAGCGCCTCGCCGCCAAAGCAGCCATGGCCGGGCAACACCACGATGACGTCGAAGCGATTGCCGACGGCAACGAGGCAGAGCCGGAGCAGGATGAGGCGGGGTTTGAGTATGGAGATTACTTGTGCGAGGGGCCGGGCCAGGTAAAGATGGAGCAGGGGGAGGGACGGGAAGACGAAGACTGCATGGAGGGTTTGGTGGGGAGAGTTTCAGGGCAGCACAGAGCTCTGATGGAGCAGGTCCTGAAGGAGGAAGATAGAGGCAGGTACTCATGA